The Kribbella shirazensis genomic interval AGGTTTGGTTGTGCGGGGCATCGGTCAGGCCTCCGAAGGGTTAGGGCGGATCCCCCCTGACGTTGCTGCCCTTCAGCCTTCCCCGATCACGCACCGTAGGAAACCACTCACCAGTTACAGTCGCGTGAACGTAGAGCGCTGCCCCTGCGACGGTCTGCGCCTGCTCAGGTCGCGGCTGCGGCGGGTTCGAAGCCGGCGAGCATCTCCTCCAAGGCATGCTGGTCCGGTCCGAAGAAGGGATCGGCCTGCGGCGCGGTCTCGAGCAGGTCCAGGAAATCCGTCGTGTGCCCCGGGGCCGGCGGCAAGTGGGTGCTGAGAATGACGTCCGGGTCCATCTCCCGCAACGGCTGGATGGTACGCCGGAACGCTTCCTGGTCGACGTTGTGCACCCATGGGCTGTCGAGCGTCGCCCAGAGCAACTGCCCGCCCCGCAGCGCGTCCCGTGGCGCATCGCTGACGTCGCCGCAGTCGGCCAGCTCGGAGGTCGGCATCGGCGCGCCGAAGCAGTCGGAGCTGAAGCAGGCCCGCGACCGGTCGTCGTAGAAGCCCACGGTCGCCGGGCTGTCGTACAGCGGAGGCCGGAAGGCAGTCACGGTGCGGTCCCCCAAGGACAGCGACTGCCCGGGGTTGAGGAGGTACAGCCGGTCCATCGGCAGCGGCCGCTCGGTCGACATGATGCCGGCGCCGATGAAGGTCGTGATCAGGCGTGCCTGCGGTGCCGCCTCCAGCAGGTCGAACAACGAGCCGGTGTGGTCGCGGTCCGGATGGGTCAGCCAGATCCACCGCACATCGGCCGGATCGACCACCGAGCCGAGCGCGTCCATGAAGCCGCGGCCCGGCAGGCTCAACCCGGTGTCGACCACCAGCGGTTCGGCCCCGAGCAGGACGAACGCGTTGACGGGCAGGAAGCCGATGCCCGGTACGGGCAGTTGGTCACTGAGCACGCTGATGTCAGCGCCGACACGATTGATCCGCATGATTCCCCCTGTGCAGTGCCGCCGTCACCCACGGCGAGCGCCCCCGAACTGGTCCTCTTCGGAGCGTCCGCCGCGATCCTCGCACTGTCAAGGCGCCGCCGACATCCTCCGTTTACAAGGCTTCACGGTGCCGAAATGCCGGGCCGGTAGACAGGCCACACCATCCAGTGAGGAGATGTCGATGGCAACGATTGGTCAGCAGGCCGCTGCCCTCCGACCCACGGCCGCCACTACCTGCGGTCGACGCCCGACCAGGTCCGGTGGGGTTACGTCCCGTCACTGGACAGCACGCCGGTGCTGACCATGCGCTCCGGGGACACGGTCACCGTCGACACGGTGTCCCACGAGGGCATCCTCGAGGACCAAGGACGCGATCCGGTCGAGTACTTCGCCCAGCACGGCGTCAGCAGGTCGTCGGTGCTCGACGACGCCATCGCGATCGCCCGCGACTACGACCGGACCACGCGGAACTTCGACGTCGACGGACCGCACGTCGTCACCGGCCCGATCTTCGTCCAGAACGCCAGACCTGGCGACGTCCTCAAGATCGAGATGCTGTCGATGCTTCCCCGCGTGCCGTACGGCGTGGTGTCGAGCCGGCACGGGAAGGGCGCGCTCCCCCGGCTGGCCGGCGGCGCCGTCCCGGCCGGGATCACCCTCGACGAGATCATGCCGCCGGTGGCGACGGACGGCCGGGCGACCGGCGACCCGGCCCGCTACGGCAACGTCTCGGTGTTCACGCCGGTCCGCGGCGGGCGCGGGGTGATGGCGAGCGGCAAGGTGACCTTCCCGCTGAACCCGTTCATGGGGCTGATGGGGGTCGCGTTCGCCGGCTCGGGGTCACCGACGGCGCACTGTTCCACGTCGGCGATCCGCACTTCGCGATGGGCAACGGCGAGGTCGCCCTGACCGCGCTGGAGGGTTCGCTGCGGGCGACGTTCCGGTTGACGGTCTGCACGAAGGGCTCCGGTGACGCGCCGTCGGTGGCCTTCGGATACCCGTTCGCGGAGACGCCGCAGGCCTGGGTGCCGATCGGCCTGTCCGACCCGGACGGCAGCCAGAACGGTCAGGGCAACGACCTGAACATCGCCATGCGTCGCGCCGTGATCAACGCGCTCGACTTCCTCGAGACCGATCAGGGCATGGACCGCGCCACGGCGTACGCCTATCTGTCCGCCGCGGCCGACTTCGAGGTCTCCCAGGTCGTCGACCGCACCACCGGCGTCCACGGCATCATCCGCAAGGCCGACTTCGGCTGACACCTGTGTGATACCCGCTACCCGTGTTCCACCACGGTCAAGGTCCAACCGGCGCCTGTGCGGTCGAGCTCGGCGTTCCACCGCTCGCTCACCAGTTTGTGCAGCGACTTCGGCGTACCGGGATCCTTGCCGGATTCGAGCAGATGCCGCGCGACGAGGCCGCGGGTGTGCTTGGCGTTGTGCGAGACGACCGACCGTACGCCGTCGCGCTCGCGGACCACGTTCACCGAGACCCACTTGTCCGCCTGGTCACCGGTCGGCCGCCACGCCGCGACGTACGTCGACGACCGGCAGTCCACGATCACACCGTCGACGTCCACGAGCACGGCGTTCAGCGGATCGCGCCACACCGACGCGAGCGGCCCGTGGCCCGGCAGCGTCGTACCCATCGACAGACGGTACGGCGGGACGCGATCGGCCGGCCGCAGCGCACCCCACGCCGCCGAGATCACGAGCAGCCGATTCGCGGCGCGGCGCTTCGTGCCGGCGGAGAGCGTGGCGTAGCCGAGCGCGTCGTACAGCACCCCGGAGTACAGCTCCGAGGCGGGGACGGACGGCTCGGTGCGCCAGCGGGTGTTGCGGTCGACCTCGTGCTGCAACGAGGCGCCCACACCGAGCACGTCGTGGGCATCGGCGGAGGCGGAGACCTTCGCCAGCGTCTCGAGCACCTGCTCGCGGACCGGGTTCAGCTCCGGGAACGACAGCGTGGAGAAGTCGACGGCGCGGCCGCGCGACCGTCCGGTCTTGCCCTCCGACGGCGGCAGCAGAATGAGCGTCACGTCAGGTCGTCCAGCGCGGCCAGGTCAGCGGCGGTCGGCTGCCAGCTCCCGGCGGCGACGTTCTGCGCGATCTGCTCCGGGGTCGTGGCGCCGGCGATCACCGAGGCGACCGCGGGCTGCGCCGCCAGGCCGCCGATCGCGACGTCGATCATCGTCAGGTCGCGCTCGGCCGCGAACGTCTCCAGCGCCTCGATCCGGTCGAAGTCCGCCCGCGCCAGCCGCTCGGGCTGCGTCGCGAGACGGGTCCCTTCCGGTGCCGACGTACCGCGCTTGTACTTGCCGGTGAGCAGACCGGAGGCGAGCGGAAAGAACGGCAGGATGCCGAGGCCGAGGTGCTCGCAGGCCGGGACGAGTTCGTCCTCGACGTCGCGCTCGAGCAGGGAGTACTGGTTCTGGGCGCTGACGAAGTGCTCGAACCCGTTCGACCGCGCCGTCCAGTCGGCGTCGACGACCTGCCAGGCGGCGAACTGCGAGCTGCCGAGGTACCGCACCTTGCCCTCGGCAACCAACTCGGACAGCGCCGCCAGCGTCTCCTCGATCGGCGTCACCGGGTCCGGGAAGTGCAGCTGGTAGAGATCGATCCAGTCGGTGCCGAGCCGCTGCAGGCTCGACTCGACCGCCTTGCGGATGTACCGGCGGGAGCCGCGGACGCCCCAGTCCGGGCCGTTCACACCGCCCATGTCGCCGCCGAACTTGGTCGCGATCACGACCTCGTCGCGGCGCGATCCGAGCGCCTTGCCGAGCAGTTCCTC includes:
- a CDS encoding MBL fold metallo-hydrolase; this translates as MRINRVGADISVLSDQLPVPGIGFLPVNAFVLLGAEPLVVDTGLSLPGRGFMDALGSVVDPADVRWIWLTHPDRDHTGSLFDLLEAAPQARLITTFIGAGIMSTERPLPMDRLYLLNPGQSLSLGDRTVTAFRPPLYDSPATVGFYDDRSRACFSSDCFGAPMPTSELADCGDVSDAPRDALRGGQLLWATLDSPWVHNVDQEAFRRTIQPLREMDPDVILSTHLPPAPGHTTDFLDLLETAPQADPFFGPDQHALEEMLAGFEPAAAAT
- a CDS encoding acetamidase/formamidase family protein; amino-acid sequence: MRSGDTVTVDTVSHEGILEDQGRDPVEYFAQHGVSRSSVLDDAIAIARDYDRTTRNFDVDGPHVVTGPIFVQNARPGDVLKIEMLSMLPRVPYGVVSSRHGKGALPRLAGGAVPAGITLDEIMPPVATDGRATGDPARYGNVSVFTPVRGGRGVMASGKVTFPLNPFMGLMGVAFAGSGSPTAHCSTSAIRTSRWATARSP
- a CDS encoding peroxide stress protein YaaA, which gives rise to MTLILLPPSEGKTGRSRGRAVDFSTLSFPELNPVREQVLETLAKVSASADAHDVLGVGASLQHEVDRNTRWRTEPSVPASELYSGVLYDALGYATLSAGTKRRAANRLLVISAAWGALRPADRVPPYRLSMGTTLPGHGPLASVWRDPLNAVLVDVDGVIVDCRSSTYVAAWRPTGDQADKWVSVNVVRERDGVRSVVSHNAKHTRGLVARHLLESGKDPGTPKSLHKLVSERWNAELDRTGAGWTLTVVEHG
- a CDS encoding aldo/keto reductase; this translates as MTDMEYRQLGDSGLTVSVVGLGCNNFGRRLDADRTAAVVNAAVDAGITLFDTADIYRGDHGFSEELLGKALGSRRDEVVIATKFGGDMGGVNGPDWGVRGSRRYIRKAVESSLQRLGTDWIDLYQLHFPDPVTPIEETLAALSELVAEGKVRYLGSSQFAAWQVVDADWTARSNGFEHFVSAQNQYSLLERDVEDELVPACEHLGLGILPFFPLASGLLTGKYKRGTSAPEGTRLATQPERLARADFDRIEALETFAAERDLTMIDVAIGGLAAQPAVASVIAGATTPEQIAQNVAAGSWQPTAADLAALDDLT